CGTGGCTGCGGCCCGACCTGACCTTCACGGGGCTGCGGGGCAACATCGAGACCCGCCTGGCCAAAGCCCCCGCCTACGACGCCATCGTGGTGGCCGCCGCCGCCTTGGCCCGGCTCGGGCGCCTGGAGGACGTGGCCGAGCTGCTGGCTCCCACGGTGATGGTGCCCCAGGTCGGCCAGGGCGCGCTGGCCGTCGAGTGCCGGGAGGACGACGACCGGGCTCGGGCCGTCCTGGCCGCCGTCGACCACGGGCCGTCGCACCGGGCGGTGGACGCCGAGCGCGCCTTTCTGGCCACCCTGGGCAGCGGCTGCGACCTGCCCGTCGGGGCCTACGCGGTGCTCGCCGCCGGGCCCGCCATCCCCACTGGGACCACCGGGCCCGCCGGCGAGCGCGCCGGGCCCGCGGGCGAGCGTGCCGGGCCCGCCGCCGGGCCAGGCCCCGCCGTGCTCACCGCCGACGGTACCGGGCCTGCCGCCGGGCCAGGCCCCGCCGGGCCAGGGCCCGCCGTGCTCACCGCCGACGGTGCCGGGCACGCCGTGCTCACCGCCGGTGGTGAGCTATCGCTGACGGGCCTGCTGGCCGGGGTTGACGGACGGCTCGTCCTGCGCCACACGGCCACCGGGACGGACGGGCCGGCTCTGGGCCGGGCGGTGGCCACCCATCTGCTGGACAAGGCCGGGGGCCGGGCGCTCATCGGTGAAGGGCGCTGGAGCCCGCCCGGGCCCGGGCTGGCGCCGTGACCGGCCCGGGACCTCGGTCCCTCAGACCGAGTGGTGGGCCCGAGGTCCTTACATGACGGTCTACCTGGTGGGCGCCGGCCCCGGCGACCCGGGCCTGCTCACCCGCCGCGGGGCCGAGGTGCTGGCCAGGGCCGACGTGGTGGCCTACGACCGCCTGCTCGACCTCTCGCTGCTCGACCTGGCACCCCCCGAGGCCGAACTGGTGGACGTGGGCAAGTCCCCCGGGGGGCCCATCAACCAGGAGGGCATCAACGCCCTGCTCGTGGAGCGGGGCCGGGCCGGGCTCGAGGTCGTGCGCCTCAAAGGTGGCGACCCGTTCGTGCTGGGCCGAGGTGGCGAGGAGGCGGCCGCCCTCCTCGAAGCGGGCGTGCCCTTCGAGGTCGTGCCGGGCGTCACGTCGGCGGTGGCCGTGCCCGCCTACGCGGGGGTCCCGGTCACCCACCGGGGGCTGTCGACCTCGTTCACGGTCGTCACCGGTCACAGCCGCCACGCCACCGACACCGACGTCGACTGGGCCGCGCTGGCCAGGGCAGGGGGCACCCTGGTCGTGCTCATGGGCATGGCCCACCGCCACGAGATCGCCCAGCGCCTGGTAGCCGGCGGGCTGGCGCCGTCCACGCCGGTGGCGGCCGTGCGCTGGGGAACGTTCCCGGGCCAGCACACCGTGCGCTCCACCCTGGCCGGCCTGGCTGAGCTCGACCTCGAACCGCCCGTGGTGCTGGTGATCGGCAAGGTGGCGGCCCTCGACCTGGCGTGGTTCACCCCCCCCGACCCGCGGGACCTCCCCCTGGCCGGCCGCCGGGTCGTGGTGTGCCGTGCCCGCCACCAGGTGTCGGGCCTGGCCGAGCGCCTGCGCGCCCTGGGGGCCGAGGTCGTGCGGGTGCCGGTGATCGACATCGCCGGGCCCGGCGACGGCGGGGACGCCCTGGCTGCGGCCGCGGCCTCACTGGCGGCCGGGGACCACGACTGGGCGCTCTTCACATCGGCCAACGCCGTCGACGCCCTGTTCGCCCACCTGCGCGACGCCCGTGATCTGGCCGGTGTACAGGTCGCAGCCGTGGGCCCGGGGACGGCTTCGGCCCTGGCCGCCCGGGGGGTGGTGGCCGACCTGGTGCCGGCCACGTCGGTGGCCGAGGCCCTGGCCGCGGCCGTCGTCGAGGCCACCGACGGTCAGCCCGCCAGGGCCCTGCTGCCCCAGGCGGCCGCCGCCCGCCCGGCCCTGGCCGAGGGCCTGCGGGCCGCGGGCTGGCAGGTGACGGCGGTGGAGGCCTACCGCACGGTGGCCGCCGTCCCGCCCGCCCACCTGCTGGAGGCAGCCGCCTCCGCCCACGCCATCGCCTTCACGTCGGCTTCGACCGTCGACGCCTACCTCGAGGCCGCCGGCCCCGGCCGCCTACCGCCAGTTGTCGTGTGCATCGGCCCGGTCACCGCCGAGGCCGCCCGGCGCCAAGGGCTGGCCGTGACCGCCACAGCCGCCACCCACGACCTCGACGGGCTGGCCGCCGCCCTCGTCACCACCCTGACGCCCCCACCACCCTGACGCCCTCCGCGGCGGGGGCTACCAGCCCTCATCGTCGTCCGCGATGTCGCCCCGCAACAGCTCGACATCGGCCAGGTGGCGCAGGGCCTTGCTCCTCCGTTGGGCCGGGTCGCGCGCCGCCCGTTCCTTCATGGCGATCAGGTCCTCGACGATGGCCACGGCCACGTGCGTGCCTTCGATGCCCACCGGCCGGGCGCGCTCGACGATCTGATCGAAGGCCGGGTCGAATGCCAACTGCACAGGCTCTCCGTTGGGGTGGCGGAAGTTGACGCTGTGGGCGTGCTCCCCCCGCAGCTCGAACCCGGCGCCCACCAAGGCGTCCACCACCGACGGCCGGGAGTAGCTAGTGGGAACGGCGAGGTCGACGTCCAGCGTGGCCCTGGGCACCCCCGACCGCGCCCCCACGGCGGTCCCCCCGATCAGGGCGCACCGCACGCCGGCTGTCTCCAAGGCGGCCACGGCGTCGCGCAGGGCTGTCAACTGGTCCCCGGGGCTCACCCCGGGGCCGCCGATGGAGCGTTCACGAGCGGTGAGGGCGGATACCCGCCGTAGCGAGATGGATGCATCCTCTGACACCCACCACGCTACCGCCGGTCCAGCCCCGGGGGGCCTACCATCGGAGGCCCATGGCCTTTCCCGACGACCGGCCCCGCCGCCTGCGGGCGACCCCGGCCCTGCGCCGGTTGGTGGCCGAGACCAGGCTCACCGTCGACGACCTGGTGGCGCCCTTGTTCGTGCGGGAGGGGATCGTCGAGCCCCGGCCCGTCCCGTCCCTGCCGGGCGTGGTCCAGCACACCCGTGAGTCCCTGCGCAAGGAAGCGGCCCACCTGGCCGGCCTCGGGGTGCCGGGTGTCATCGTCTTCGGCGTGCCCGCCCCGTCCGCCAAGGACGCCCAGGGCAGCCAGGCCTGGGCCCCCGAGGGGATCGCCCAGCTCGCCCTGGCCGACCTGGCGGCCGAGGTCGGGGACGCGGTGGTCGTGATGGCCGACCTGTGCCTCGACGAGTACACCGACCACGGCCACTGCGGCCCGCTCGACGCCGCCGGCGTGCCCGACAACGACGCCACCATCGAGCTCTACGGGCGGGTGGCCGTGGCCCAGGCCCGGGCCGGGGCCCAGGTGGTGGCGCCCTCGGGGATGATGGACGGTCAGGTGGCCGCCATCCGCCGGGCGCTCGACGGGGCCGGGTTCGCCGACGTGGCCATCCTGGCCTACGCGGCCAAGTACGCCTCGGCCCTCTACGGCCCGTTCCGCGACGCCGTCGACGTGCAGATCGCGGGCGGGGGCGACCGGCGCACCTACCAGCAGGACTGGCACAACCGGCGCGAGGCCCGGCGCGAGGTCGACCTCGACCTGGCCGAGGGCGCCGACATGGTCATGGTCAAGCCCGCCTTGGCCCTGCTCGACGTGATCTCGGACGTGCGGGCGCGTACCGACCGGCCGGTCGCCGCTTACCAGGTCTCGGGGGAGTACGCCATGGTCAAGGCGGCCGCCGAGCGGGGCTGGGTGGACGGGCCGGCCGTCGCCCTCGAGCAGTTGACGGCCATCAAGCGGGCGGGCGCCGACTTCGTGCTCACCTACCACGCTCGCGAGATGGCGTCGCTGCTGCGGTGAGCCTCACCAACGAGGGCCTGTTCGAGCGGGCCCGGGCCGTCATCCCCGGCGGGGTCAACTCGCCCGTGCGGGCCTTCGGCCGGGTGGGGGGGACGCCTTACTTCGTGGACCGGGCCCAGGGGGCCTATGTGTGGGACGTCGAGGGCCGCCGGTACACCGACTACGTGCAGTCCTGGGGCGCCTCGATCCTGGGCCACGCCCACCCGGCGGTGGTCGAGGCCGTCCAGAAGGCGGCCACCGCGGGCACGTCCTACGGGGCTCCGACCGAGCGGGAGGTGCTGCTGGCCGAGGCCATCAGCACCCGGGTGCCCTCGTGCGAGCGGGTGCGCCTCGTCTCCAGCGGTACCGAGGCGGCCATGACCGCCGTACGGGTGGCGCGGGGTTATACGGGCCGCAACCGGATCGTGACCTTCTCCGGCTGCTACCACGGCCACAGCGACGCCCTGCTGGCCGCGGGCGGCAGCGGCATGGCCACGCTCGGCCTGCCCGGCTCGGCCGGGGTCCCCGAGGCGGCCGTGGCCGACACCCTGGTCGTCCCCTACAACACCGTTCCTGTCATCGGCGACGATGTGGCGGCTGTCCT
This region of Actinomycetota bacterium genomic DNA includes:
- the hemC gene encoding hydroxymethylbilane synthase, translated to MAADDQRALAGHPLRVATRGSNLALTQARLVAALLAEVAEVEVELVVVETLGDRRTDTPISALGGQGVFVKEVQAAVLDGRADLAVHSAKDLPSTPTPGLVIAAVPERADPRDALVGSTLDGLAPGSLVATGSVRRRAQLAWLRPDLTFTGLRGNIETRLAKAPAYDAIVVAAAALARLGRLEDVAELLAPTVMVPQVGQGALAVECREDDDRARAVLAAVDHGPSHRAVDAERAFLATLGSGCDLPVGAYAVLAAGPAIPTGTTGPAGERAGPAGERAGPAAGPGPAVLTADGTGPAAGPGPAGPGPAVLTADGAGHAVLTAGGELSLTGLLAGVDGRLVLRHTATGTDGPALGRAVATHLLDKAGGRALIGEGRWSPPGPGLAP
- the hemB gene encoding porphobilinogen synthase — translated: MAFPDDRPRRLRATPALRRLVAETRLTVDDLVAPLFVREGIVEPRPVPSLPGVVQHTRESLRKEAAHLAGLGVPGVIVFGVPAPSAKDAQGSQAWAPEGIAQLALADLAAEVGDAVVVMADLCLDEYTDHGHCGPLDAAGVPDNDATIELYGRVAVAQARAGAQVVAPSGMMDGQVAAIRRALDGAGFADVAILAYAAKYASALYGPFRDAVDVQIAGGGDRRTYQQDWHNRREARREVDLDLAEGADMVMVKPALALLDVISDVRARTDRPVAAYQVSGEYAMVKAAAERGWVDGPAVALEQLTAIKRAGADFVLTYHAREMASLLR
- the cobA gene encoding uroporphyrinogen-III C-methyltransferase is translated as MTVYLVGAGPGDPGLLTRRGAEVLARADVVAYDRLLDLSLLDLAPPEAELVDVGKSPGGPINQEGINALLVERGRAGLEVVRLKGGDPFVLGRGGEEAAALLEAGVPFEVVPGVTSAVAVPAYAGVPVTHRGLSTSFTVVTGHSRHATDTDVDWAALARAGGTLVVLMGMAHRHEIAQRLVAGGLAPSTPVAAVRWGTFPGQHTVRSTLAGLAELDLEPPVVLVIGKVAALDLAWFTPPDPRDLPLAGRRVVVCRARHQVSGLAERLRALGAEVVRVPVIDIAGPGDGGDALAAAAASLAAGDHDWALFTSANAVDALFAHLRDARDLAGVQVAAVGPGTASALAARGVVADLVPATSVAEALAAAVVEATDGQPARALLPQAAAARPALAEGLRAAGWQVTAVEAYRTVAAVPPAHLLEAAASAHAIAFTSASTVDAYLEAAGPGRLPPVVVCIGPVTAEAARRQGLAVTATAATHDLDGLAAALVTTLTPPPP
- a CDS encoding nucleotidyl transferase AbiEii/AbiGii toxin family protein; translation: MSEDASISLRRVSALTARERSIGGPGVSPGDQLTALRDAVAALETAGVRCALIGGTAVGARSGVPRATLDVDLAVPTSYSRPSVVDALVGAGFELRGEHAHSVNFRHPNGEPVQLAFDPAFDQIVERARPVGIEGTHVAVAIVEDLIAMKERAARDPAQRRSKALRHLADVELLRGDIADDDEGW